From a region of the Streptomyces tirandamycinicus genome:
- a CDS encoding vitamin B12-dependent ribonucleotide reductase: MTETASGPARGSRAKGTKAAAARRGLRIERVHTTPGVHPYDEVAWERRDVVMTNWRDGSVNFEQRGVEFPDFWSVNAVNIVTSKYFRGAVGTPQRETSLRQLVDRIVKTYRKAGEEHDYFASPADAEIFEHELAYALLHQVFSFNSPVWFNVGTPQPQQVSACFILSVDDSMESILDWYKEEGMIFKGGSGAGLNLSRIRSSKELLSSGGNASGPVSFMRGADASAGTIKSGGATRRAAKMVILDVDHPDIEDFIQTKVKEEEKIRALRDAGFDMDLGGDDITSVQYQNANNSVRVNDAFMKAVESGGKFGLRARMTGEVIEEVDAKSLFRKMAEAAWACADPGIQYDDTINHWHTCPESGRINGSNPCSEYMHLDNTSCNLASLNLMKFLKDDGRGNQSFDVERFQKVVELVITAMDISICFADFPTRKIGENTRAFRQLGIGYANLGALLMATGHAYDSDGGRALAGAVTSLMTGTSYRRSAELAAVVGPYDGYARNAEPHQRVMKQHADANGAAVRMDDLDTPIWAAATEAWQDVVRLGAKNGFRNAQASVIAPTGTIGLAMSCDTTGLEPDLALVKFKKLVGGGSMQIVNGTVPQALRRLGYQEEQIEAIVAHISEHGNVIDAPGLKTEHYEVFDCAMGERAISPMGHVRMMAAIQPWISGALSKTVNMPESATVEEVEEIYFEAWKMGVKALAIYRDNCKVGQPLSAKKKEEKAEIAEKAEETIRSAVEKVVEYRPVRKRLPKGRPGITTSFTVGGAEGYMTANSYPDDGLGEVFLKMSKQGSTLAGMMDAFSIAVSVGLQYGVPLETYVSKFTNMRFEPAGMTDDPDVRMAQSIVDYIFRRLALDFLPFETRSALGIHSAEERQRHLETGSYEPADDEVDVEGLAQSAPRRQEPPRPVAEPKAEAPAPQQAHTSAELVEMQLGISADAPLCFSCGTKMQRAGSCYICEGCGSTSGCS, from the coding sequence ATGACAGAGACGGCGAGCGGCCCGGCACGAGGCTCCCGAGCCAAGGGAACCAAGGCTGCCGCGGCCCGGCGGGGCCTGCGCATCGAGCGCGTCCACACCACCCCCGGCGTACACCCGTACGACGAGGTGGCCTGGGAGCGCCGTGACGTCGTCATGACCAACTGGCGCGACGGCTCGGTCAACTTCGAACAGCGTGGCGTCGAGTTCCCCGACTTCTGGTCGGTCAACGCGGTCAACATCGTCACCAGCAAGTACTTCCGCGGGGCGGTCGGCACCCCGCAGCGCGAGACGAGCCTGAGGCAGCTCGTCGACCGCATCGTGAAGACGTACCGCAAGGCCGGTGAGGAGCACGACTACTTCGCCTCGCCCGCCGACGCGGAGATCTTCGAGCACGAGCTGGCGTACGCCCTCCTGCACCAGGTCTTCAGCTTCAACTCGCCGGTGTGGTTCAACGTCGGCACGCCCCAGCCTCAGCAGGTGTCCGCCTGCTTCATCCTGTCCGTCGACGACTCCATGGAGTCGATCCTCGACTGGTACAAGGAAGAGGGCATGATCTTCAAGGGCGGCTCCGGCGCCGGCCTGAACCTCTCCCGGATCCGTTCCTCCAAGGAACTGCTCTCCTCCGGCGGCAACGCCTCCGGACCCGTCTCCTTCATGCGCGGCGCCGACGCCTCCGCCGGGACGATCAAGTCCGGTGGTGCCACCCGGCGGGCCGCCAAGATGGTCATCCTCGACGTCGACCACCCGGACATCGAGGACTTCATCCAGACCAAGGTCAAGGAGGAGGAGAAGATCCGCGCGCTGCGCGACGCGGGCTTCGACATGGACCTGGGCGGCGACGACATCACGTCCGTCCAGTACCAGAACGCCAACAACTCGGTCCGCGTGAACGACGCGTTCATGAAGGCCGTCGAGTCCGGCGGGAAGTTCGGCCTGCGCGCCCGGATGACCGGTGAGGTCATCGAGGAGGTCGACGCGAAGTCGCTCTTCCGCAAGATGGCCGAGGCCGCGTGGGCCTGTGCCGACCCGGGCATCCAGTACGACGACACCATCAACCACTGGCACACCTGCCCCGAGTCCGGCCGGATCAACGGCTCGAACCCGTGCAGCGAGTACATGCACCTGGACAACACGTCCTGCAACCTGGCCTCGCTGAACCTGATGAAGTTCCTCAAGGACGACGGCAGGGGCAACCAGTCCTTCGACGTCGAGCGCTTCCAGAAGGTCGTCGAGCTCGTCATCACCGCGATGGACATCTCCATCTGCTTCGCGGACTTCCCGACCCGGAAGATCGGCGAGAACACCCGCGCCTTCCGCCAGCTCGGCATCGGCTACGCCAACCTGGGCGCCCTGCTCATGGCGACCGGCCACGCGTACGACTCCGACGGCGGCCGCGCCCTGGCCGGTGCCGTCACCTCGCTGATGACGGGCACCTCCTACCGGCGCTCCGCCGAGCTCGCCGCGGTCGTGGGCCCGTACGACGGCTACGCCCGCAACGCCGAACCGCACCAGCGGGTGATGAAGCAGCACGCCGACGCCAACGGTGCCGCCGTCCGCATGGACGACCTGGACACCCCGATCTGGGCCGCGGCCACCGAGGCCTGGCAGGACGTGGTCCGCCTCGGCGCGAAGAACGGTTTCCGCAACGCGCAGGCGTCCGTCATCGCCCCGACCGGCACCATCGGGCTCGCGATGTCCTGCGACACCACCGGCCTGGAGCCCGACCTCGCGCTGGTCAAGTTCAAGAAGCTGGTCGGCGGCGGCTCGATGCAGATCGTCAACGGCACCGTGCCGCAGGCGCTGCGCCGCCTGGGCTACCAGGAGGAGCAGATCGAGGCGATCGTCGCCCACATCTCCGAGCACGGCAACGTGATCGACGCCCCGGGCCTGAAGACCGAGCACTACGAGGTCTTCGACTGCGCGATGGGCGAGCGGGCCATCTCCCCGATGGGCCACGTCCGGATGATGGCCGCGATCCAGCCGTGGATCTCCGGCGCCCTGTCCAAGACGGTCAACATGCCGGAGTCGGCGACCGTCGAGGAGGTCGAGGAGATCTACTTCGAGGCCTGGAAGATGGGTGTCAAGGCCCTCGCGATCTACCGCGACAACTGCAAGGTCGGCCAGCCGCTCTCCGCCAAGAAGAAGGAGGAGAAGGCCGAGATCGCAGAGAAGGCCGAGGAGACCATCCGCAGCGCGGTGGAGAAGGTGGTCGAGTACCGCCCGGTCCGCAAGCGCCTCCCGAAGGGCCGTCCCGGCATCACGACGTCCTTCACGGTCGGCGGCGCCGAGGGCTACATGACCGCCAACTCCTACCCGGACGACGGTCTCGGCGAGGTCTTCCTGAAGATGTCCAAGCAGGGCTCCACCCTCGCGGGCATGATGGACGCCTTCTCGATCGCGGTCTCGGTCGGTCTGCAGTACGGCGTTCCGCTCGAGACCTACGTCTCGAAGTTCACCAACATGCGCTTCGAGCCGGCCGGCATGACGGACGACCCGGACGTGCGGATGGCCCAGTCGATCGTCGACTACATCTTCCGCCGCCTGGCGCTGGACTTCCTGCCCTTCGAGACCCGCTCGGCGCTCGGCATCCACTCCGCCGAGGAGCGGCAGCGGCACCTGGAGACGGGCTCGTACGAGCCCGCCGACGACGAGGTGGACGTCGAGGGCCTGGCCCAGTCCGCCCCGCGCCGGCAGGAGCCCCCGAGGCCGGTGGCCGAACCGAAGGCCGAGGCACCGGCCCCGCAGCAGGCGCACACCAGCGCGGAGCTCGTGGAGATGCAGCTCGGCATCAGCGCCGACGCCCCGCTGTGCTTCTCCTGCGGCACGAAGATGCAGCGCGCCGGTTCCTGCTACATCTGCGAGGGCTGCGGCTCGACGAGCGGCTGCAGCTGA
- a CDS encoding TerD family protein — translation MSSLSKGLRKVQVTLKWDPSPIGAASHDLDIVAATYTADAPHGAPAYLVHFDSRSPDGTITLDRDSRTGQGFGADEVMTLELERLASAYARVVVGVVIQQPSAEKTFSDIPNTGTRILDGPVELASDDLSGMPDASAATIAEFTRDESGAWRLRPVLRGFTASPAEFAELMGAAPA, via the coding sequence GTGAGCAGTCTCAGCAAAGGGCTCCGGAAGGTCCAGGTGACGCTCAAGTGGGACCCCAGCCCCATCGGAGCCGCCTCCCACGACCTCGACATCGTCGCGGCCACCTACACGGCGGACGCCCCCCACGGCGCGCCCGCCTATCTCGTGCACTTCGACAGCCGGTCGCCGGACGGCACGATCACCCTCGACAGGGACAGCCGCACCGGGCAGGGCTTCGGCGCCGACGAGGTGATGACCCTGGAGCTCGAGCGGCTTGCCTCGGCCTACGCGAGGGTCGTGGTCGGCGTGGTCATCCAGCAGCCGTCCGCGGAGAAGACCTTCTCCGACATCCCGAACACCGGGACCCGGATACTCGACGGGCCGGTGGAGCTGGCGAGCGACGACCTCTCGGGCATGCCGGACGCCTCGGCCGCCACGATCGCGGAGTTCACCCGGGACGAGTCGGGCGCGTGGCGGCTGCGGCCCGTCCTGCGCGGCTTCACGGCTTCCCCGGCCGAGTTCGCCGAGCTGATGGGTGCCGCACCGGCCTGA
- a CDS encoding YdbC family protein has product MLVKWIRCTVVDRRGFERGQRKWAGLLGEPGFRGQGGGWSRGRPDVAHVFAFWETRAFYDSFMARSHDRLASAQSGTYRNLQAKLFDHRFDVKTGFEPRFTDADVVRVAHCRVHEHRVEHFSLMQAKVWNPAMAGSPGMVRGLFGEAPGNEFLVLSMWQSAAEHGKYRVERVERLSLRAQTEADIAALAGDVVELEPSWTV; this is encoded by the coding sequence GTGCTGGTCAAGTGGATTCGCTGCACCGTCGTGGACCGGCGGGGGTTCGAGCGCGGGCAGCGGAAATGGGCGGGGCTACTGGGAGAGCCGGGCTTCCGGGGGCAGGGCGGCGGCTGGAGCCGGGGGCGGCCGGACGTCGCGCATGTGTTCGCGTTCTGGGAGACCCGTGCGTTCTACGACTCCTTCATGGCGCGGTCGCACGACCGCCTGGCGTCCGCCCAGTCGGGTACGTACAGGAATCTCCAGGCGAAGCTCTTCGATCACCGGTTCGACGTGAAGACCGGATTCGAGCCCCGGTTCACGGACGCGGACGTGGTGCGCGTGGCGCACTGCAGGGTGCACGAGCACAGGGTCGAGCACTTCTCGTTGATGCAGGCGAAGGTGTGGAACCCGGCCATGGCGGGGTCCCCGGGCATGGTGCGGGGGCTCTTCGGCGAAGCCCCGGGAAACGAGTTCCTGGTGCTGTCCATGTGGCAGTCGGCCGCGGAGCACGGCAAGTACCGGGTGGAGCGGGTGGAGCGGCTGTCCCTCAGGGCGCAGACGGAGGCGGACATCGCGGCGCTGGCCGGTGACGTCGTGGAACTGGAGCCGTCCTGGACCGTGTGA
- a CDS encoding histidine phosphatase family protein yields the protein MARPRRIVLVRHGESEGNADDSVYERKPDHALSLTDRGWRQAEDTGGRLRTLFGHERVSVYVSPYRRTHQTLHAFRLDSRLVRVREEPRLREQDWGNWQERDAVRLQKAYRDAYGHFFYRFPQGESGADVYDRVGAFLESLHRSFESPEHPPNVLLVTHGLTMRLFCMRWFHWTVPEFESLSNPDNGETRMLLLGEDGRYTLDRPFERWCTPEWYGVTG from the coding sequence ATGGCACGACCACGGCGCATCGTCCTCGTCCGGCACGGCGAGTCGGAGGGCAACGCCGACGACTCGGTGTACGAGCGCAAGCCCGATCACGCGCTGAGCCTCACCGACCGGGGGTGGCGCCAGGCCGAGGACACCGGCGGCCGGCTGCGCACCCTGTTTGGTCATGAACGCGTCAGTGTCTATGTGTCGCCCTATCGACGCACCCACCAGACCCTCCACGCCTTCCGGCTCGACTCCCGGCTCGTCCGGGTCAGGGAGGAACCGCGACTGCGCGAGCAGGACTGGGGAAACTGGCAGGAGCGGGACGCCGTGCGGCTGCAGAAGGCCTACCGCGACGCCTACGGCCACTTCTTCTACCGATTCCCGCAGGGCGAGTCGGGAGCGGATGTCTACGACCGGGTCGGAGCGTTCCTGGAGAGTCTCCACCGCAGCTTCGAGTCGCCCGAGCACCCGCCCAACGTCCTCCTCGTCACCCACGGGCTGACCATGCGCCTCTTCTGCATGCGCTGGTTCCACTGGACGGTGCCCGAATTCGAGTCGCTCTCGAATCCCGACAACGGCGAGACGAGGATGCTGCTGCTCGGCGAGGACGGCAGGTACACCCTGGACAGGCCCTTCGAGCGCTGGTGCACACCCGAGTGGTACGGGGTCACCGGATAG
- a CDS encoding ADP-ribosylglycohydrolase family protein, which translates to MTAHSTLDRRLDRALASLRGLSVGDALGSQFFVPSNHSLLKRRVPPSGPWQWTDDTEMACSVVAVLAAHNRIDQDALARSFAEHHDFDRGYGPAVNRMLRLIREGGDWRELAAELFNGQGSWGNGAAMRIAPLGAWYADDPEQATHQAEISAYTTHQHREAVVGSMAVAAAASLAASPDGPPSPGELLDGVIALVPRSAVGQGLRRARDMLDYGDVNTVAAVLGRGRRTSAHDTVPFALWSAARALGDFEETFWTTAQVGGDVDTTCAIAGGVVAAAGAGAPPAAWLAQTEALPDWLPAPAA; encoded by the coding sequence ATGACCGCTCACTCCACTCTCGACCGGCGCCTCGACCGCGCCTTGGCCAGCCTGCGCGGGCTGTCCGTGGGAGACGCCCTGGGCTCCCAGTTCTTCGTACCCTCCAACCATTCCCTGCTGAAGCGGCGCGTGCCGCCGTCCGGACCCTGGCAGTGGACCGACGACACCGAGATGGCCTGCTCGGTGGTGGCCGTGCTGGCCGCGCACAACCGGATCGACCAGGACGCACTCGCCCGGTCCTTCGCCGAGCACCACGACTTCGACCGCGGCTACGGTCCCGCCGTGAACCGGATGCTGAGGCTGATCCGCGAGGGCGGCGACTGGCGCGAGCTGGCTGCGGAGCTCTTCAACGGGCAGGGCTCATGGGGCAACGGCGCCGCGATGCGCATCGCCCCGCTCGGCGCCTGGTACGCCGACGACCCCGAGCAGGCCACCCACCAGGCGGAGATCTCCGCGTACACGACGCACCAGCACCGCGAGGCCGTCGTCGGGTCCATGGCCGTCGCGGCGGCCGCGTCGCTCGCGGCCTCCCCGGACGGGCCTCCGTCGCCCGGCGAGCTGCTCGACGGGGTGATCGCACTCGTGCCGCGCAGCGCGGTCGGGCAGGGGCTGCGCCGGGCGCGCGACATGCTCGACTACGGCGACGTCAACACGGTCGCGGCGGTGCTCGGCCGGGGACGCCGTACGAGCGCGCACGACACCGTTCCGTTCGCTCTCTGGTCCGCGGCCCGGGCCCTCGGGGACTTCGAGGAGACCTTCTGGACCACCGCGCAGGTGGGCGGGGACGTCGACACGACCTGCGCCATCGCGGGGGGAGTGGTCGCGGCGGCCGGGGCCGGGGCTCCGCCGGCGGCCTGGCTGGCGCAGACCGAGGCCCTGCCCGACTGGCTGCCCGCCCCGGCTGCCTGA
- a CDS encoding ribonuclease HII, translated as MPYEAPTHTVERSLRATTGAKIIAGVDEVGRGAWAGPVTVCAAITGLRRPPEGLTDSKLITPRRRAALAAELERWVTCHALGHASPEEIDDLGMTAALRLAASRALEGLPVRPDAVILDGKHDYLGAPWRVRTVIKGDRSCIAVAAASVIAKVRRDELMAELGLESAAVEPYAFAENAGYPSPVHKAALHDLGPTPFHRLSWAYLDAMPRWRHLKKVRIAAEAAALESGGQLGFDF; from the coding sequence ATGCCCTACGAAGCACCCACGCACACCGTCGAGCGCTCTCTTCGCGCCACCACCGGTGCCAAGATCATCGCTGGTGTCGACGAGGTCGGGCGAGGGGCCTGGGCCGGTCCCGTCACGGTGTGCGCGGCCATCACGGGGCTGCGGCGGCCACCCGAGGGTCTGACCGACTCCAAGCTGATCACACCCAGGCGCCGTGCCGCCCTGGCGGCGGAACTGGAGCGCTGGGTCACCTGCCACGCGCTCGGCCACGCCTCCCCGGAGGAGATCGACGACCTGGGTATGACGGCGGCCCTGCGTCTGGCGGCGTCGCGGGCCCTGGAGGGGCTTCCGGTCCGGCCCGACGCGGTGATCCTCGATGGCAAGCACGACTACCTCGGCGCGCCGTGGCGGGTCCGGACGGTCATCAAGGGCGACCGGTCGTGCATCGCCGTCGCGGCCGCCTCGGTGATCGCCAAGGTGCGGCGGGACGAGCTGATGGCCGAGCTCGGGCTGGAATCGGCGGCCGTTGAGCCGTATGCGTTCGCCGAGAACGCCGGCTACCCGTCACCGGTGCACAAGGCGGCACTGCACGACCTCGGTCCCACGCCCTTCCACCGGCTTTCCTGGGCCTACCTCGACGCGATGCCGCGCTGGCGGCACCTGAAGAAGGTCCGGATCGCCGCGGAGGCGGCCGCTCTGGAAAGCGGGGGCCAACTCGGCTTCGACTTCTGA
- a CDS encoding RecQ family ATP-dependent DNA helicase, producing MTNADRAQLRVSADAVLARLIGDPAGASALREDQWRAIEALVAEKRRALVVQRTGWGKSAVYFVATALLREQGSGPTVIVSPLLALMRNQVEAAARAGIRARTINSSNPEEWESVQGEIAAGEVDVLLVSPERLNNPDFRDRVLPELSAATGLLVVDEAHCISDWGHDFRPDYRRLRTMLADLAPGVPVLATTATANARVTADVAEQLGTGAGTDALVLRGPLDRESLSLGVLQLPDAAHRLAWLADHLGELPGSGIIYTLTVAAAEEVTAYLRHCGHSVASYTGRTENADRQQAEDDLLANRVKALVATSALGMGFDKPDLGFVVHLGSPSSPIAYYQQVGRAGRGVEHAEVLLLPGKEDEAIWQYFASVAFPPEDLVRRTLDVLAQAERPLSLPALEPLVELRRTRLETMLKVLDVDGAVHRVKGGWTTTGQPWVYDSRRYAWVARQRESEQQAMRDYASAVGCRMEFLRRQLDDETAAPCGRCDNCAGPRFDASVSTAALDAARGELGRPGVEVEPRKMWPTGLPAVGVDLKGRIPVGEQAFTGRALGRLSDIGWGNRLRPMLAAQAPDGPVPADVAEAVVSVLADWARGPGGWSSGAPDAPARPVGVVTVASRTRPQLVGSLGTRIAEVGRMPFLGTVEYAAGSEDRHISRTNSAQRVRGLHEAFVVPSDLARTVTEAGGPVLLVDDLSDSGWTLAVASRLLRRAGAEGVFPLVLAVQA from the coding sequence ATGACCAACGCAGATCGCGCACAGCTCAGGGTGTCGGCCGACGCAGTACTCGCACGCCTCATCGGGGACCCCGCCGGCGCCTCGGCACTCCGTGAGGACCAGTGGCGGGCCATCGAGGCGCTCGTGGCGGAGAAGCGCAGGGCGCTGGTCGTGCAACGGACGGGCTGGGGCAAGTCCGCCGTGTACTTCGTCGCCACCGCCCTGCTCCGCGAGCAGGGCAGCGGTCCGACGGTGATCGTCTCGCCGCTGCTCGCGCTCATGCGGAACCAGGTGGAGGCCGCCGCTCGGGCGGGTATCCGGGCGAGGACGATCAACTCGTCGAACCCGGAGGAATGGGAGTCCGTCCAGGGCGAGATCGCGGCGGGCGAGGTCGACGTGCTGCTGGTCAGCCCCGAGCGGCTGAACAACCCGGATTTCCGGGACCGGGTGCTGCCGGAGCTCTCCGCGGCGACCGGTCTCCTCGTGGTGGACGAGGCGCACTGCATCTCCGACTGGGGCCATGACTTCCGGCCCGACTACCGGCGGTTGCGCACGATGCTCGCCGACCTGGCGCCCGGTGTCCCGGTGCTGGCCACGACGGCGACGGCCAACGCCCGTGTGACCGCCGATGTCGCCGAGCAACTGGGCACGGGGGCGGGCACCGACGCGCTGGTGCTGCGCGGGCCGCTCGACCGGGAGAGCCTCAGCCTCGGCGTGCTCCAACTCCCCGACGCCGCACACCGGCTGGCCTGGCTGGCCGATCATCTCGGCGAACTGCCCGGGTCGGGGATCATCTACACGCTCACCGTCGCCGCCGCGGAGGAGGTGACGGCGTATCTGCGGCACTGCGGGCACTCGGTGGCGTCGTACACGGGCCGCACGGAGAACGCGGACCGGCAGCAGGCGGAGGACGACCTGCTCGCGAACCGGGTGAAGGCCCTGGTCGCCACCTCCGCGCTCGGGATGGGGTTCGACAAGCCCGACCTCGGCTTCGTGGTGCACCTCGGATCGCCCTCCTCCCCCATCGCCTACTACCAGCAGGTGGGTCGGGCCGGGCGCGGTGTGGAGCACGCCGAGGTTCTGCTGCTGCCGGGCAAGGAGGACGAGGCGATCTGGCAGTACTTCGCCTCGGTCGCCTTCCCGCCGGAGGACCTCGTGCGGCGCACCCTCGACGTCCTGGCGCAGGCGGAGCGACCCCTCTCGCTCCCGGCGCTGGAGCCGCTCGTCGAGCTGCGACGCACACGGCTGGAGACCATGCTCAAGGTCCTCGACGTGGACGGAGCGGTGCACCGGGTCAAGGGCGGCTGGACGACGACGGGCCAACCCTGGGTGTACGACTCCCGGCGCTACGCGTGGGTGGCGCGTCAACGCGAGAGCGAGCAGCAGGCGATGCGTGACTACGCCTCGGCCGTCGGCTGCCGGATGGAGTTCCTGCGCCGGCAGCTCGACGACGAGACGGCCGCGCCGTGCGGACGCTGCGACAACTGCGCGGGACCCCGTTTCGACGCCTCGGTGTCCACCGCCGCGCTGGACGCCGCGCGCGGGGAACTGGGGCGCCCCGGCGTGGAGGTGGAACCCCGCAAGATGTGGCCCACGGGTCTTCCGGCGGTCGGTGTGGACCTCAAGGGACGTATTCCCGTGGGCGAGCAGGCGTTCACGGGCCGGGCGCTGGGCCGGCTGTCCGACATCGGCTGGGGCAACCGCCTGCGGCCGATGCTCGCAGCGCAGGCTCCGGACGGCCCGGTGCCCGCGGATGTGGCCGAAGCCGTCGTCAGTGTGCTGGCCGACTGGGCCAGGGGACCGGGTGGTTGGTCCTCCGGAGCCCCGGACGCACCGGCCCGCCCGGTCGGGGTCGTGACCGTCGCCTCCCGTACCAGGCCTCAGCTCGTCGGATCGCTCGGAACCCGCATCGCGGAGGTCGGGAGGATGCCCTTCCTCGGCACGGTGGAGTACGCGGCCGGTTCGGAGGACCGGCACATCTCGCGTACGAACAGCGCGCAGCGGGTACGCGGGCTGCATGAAGCCTTCGTCGTTCCATCGGATCTGGCGCGGACGGTGACGGAAGCCGGTGGCCCGGTGCTGCTCGTGGACGATCTTTCGGACAGCGGCTGGACCCTTGCCGTAGCGTCACGGCTGTTGCGGCGGGCGGGAGCTGAGGGGGTGTTTCCGCTGGTCCTGGCAGTTCAGGCGTAA
- a CDS encoding DUF4192 domain-containing protein, translated as MNKHHEPTGPAGDEQQVVLRGPAELVDALPYMLGFHPTDSIVLVAVHGRRGRFGGRLRLGIPESPHEWLPVARHLAECLVEGSERRGARPDGIVVFLCRDPAEGESGREVMERLRPLAQWLRTSCGALDVPVPEALCISGGRFWSYCCPDSRCCPAEGRATAIPGTSVMAAAAAYAGIQVRGSLREMESRLEPLGTPSMADQERALDSAGAALLPRILHEGSREQVGAETLRLARRLMKRLGERATLDMDRSSADARDDRLLSHAEAAAVILGLQDRDTRDRAAAWMEGPEAHRALRLWRALARRCVGPYVEHAAAPLSLAGWVSWSTGDEPSARVALSLALRVDPEYVFARLLHQACNDGLDPEDLRRCLRAQEPPRAGTSAPVPSAEASLTGSEGRRQAVAELTCGSAGSGPAVAEPTAGSAGSDQAPSGSVTEPAVSQPDAASPASPVPAPASSPVPGPAAAAPGPVAAELPSPDRDMPNARVATPGGAGDDLPRTPGTARPPCRRTDEVRRPGSRSGPVGPVPRARPAARQQHESAGAAASGADTASNRRAASRIDGDTGAADRTRAVGRSGDLGRGGAKGSGRGSAKGSAKGRGTGGGA; from the coding sequence ATGAACAAGCACCACGAACCCACCGGGCCGGCCGGCGACGAGCAGCAGGTCGTCCTGCGCGGGCCGGCCGAACTCGTCGACGCCCTGCCGTACATGCTGGGCTTCCACCCGACCGACTCGATCGTGCTCGTCGCGGTCCACGGCAGGCGGGGCCGCTTCGGAGGGCGGCTCCGCCTGGGCATCCCCGAATCGCCGCACGAGTGGCTGCCCGTCGCCCGGCACCTCGCCGAGTGCCTCGTCGAGGGCAGCGAGCGCCGCGGCGCCCGGCCCGACGGCATCGTCGTCTTCCTGTGCCGGGACCCGGCGGAAGGGGAGTCCGGCCGCGAGGTGATGGAGCGGCTGCGCCCGCTCGCGCAGTGGCTCCGGACCTCCTGCGGCGCGCTCGACGTTCCGGTCCCCGAGGCGCTGTGCATCTCCGGCGGCCGCTTCTGGAGCTACTGCTGCCCGGACTCCCGCTGCTGTCCGGCGGAGGGGAGGGCGACGGCGATTCCGGGCACCTCGGTGATGGCCGCCGCCGCGGCCTACGCGGGCATTCAGGTCCGGGGCTCTCTGCGGGAGATGGAGTCGCGTCTGGAGCCGCTGGGGACCCCGTCCATGGCCGACCAGGAGCGGGCCCTGGACTCCGCCGGCGCGGCCCTTCTGCCGAGGATCCTGCACGAAGGAAGCAGGGAGCAGGTCGGGGCCGAGACCCTGCGGCTCGCCCGTCGGCTGATGAAGCGCCTGGGGGAGAGGGCGACGCTGGACATGGACCGGTCCTCGGCGGACGCCCGCGACGACAGGCTCCTCTCCCACGCCGAGGCCGCAGCGGTGATCCTCGGACTCCAGGACCGTGACACCCGGGACCGGGCCGCCGCGTGGATGGAGGGCCCGGAGGCCCATCGCGCACTCAGGCTGTGGCGCGCGCTCGCCCGTCGTTGCGTCGGCCCCTACGTGGAGCATGCCGCCGCCCCGCTCTCGCTCGCCGGCTGGGTGTCCTGGTCCACGGGTGACGAGCCCAGTGCGAGAGTCGCCCTCAGCCTCGCCCTGCGCGTCGATCCGGAGTACGTGTTCGCGCGCCTGCTCCACCAGGCCTGCAACGACGGGCTGGATCCCGAGGACCTGCGCCGCTGCCTGCGAGCGCAGGAGCCGCCGCGGGCGGGGACGTCCGCACCCGTCCCGTCCGCCGAGGCCTCCCTGACCGGTTCCGAGGGGCGCCGGCAGGCTGTCGCGGAGCTCACGTGTGGGTCCGCGGGGTCCGGACCGGCAGTCGCGGAGCCCACGGCCGGGTCCGCCGGGAGCGATCAGGCTCCCTCCGGGTCCGTCACGGAGCCGGCCGTTTCACAGCCGGACGCTGCGAGTCCCGCCTCTCCCGTGCCGGCTCCCGCGTCTTCTCCCGTGCCGGGTCCCGCAGCGGCGGCACCGGGCCCCGTCGCAGCCGAACTTCCCTCGCCGGACCGGGACATGCCCAACGCCCGCGTGGCGACGCCGGGCGGGGCGGGTGACGACCTGCCGCGGACCCCCGGCACGGCACGACCTCCCTGCCGCCGGACCGACGAGGTGCGCCGGCCCGGGTCGCGTTCCGGCCCGGTGGGCCCCGTGCCCAGGGCGCGTCCGGCAGCCCGTCAGCAGCACGAGTCAGCCGGCGCCGCCGCCTCGGGAGCGGACACGGCCTCCAACCGGCGCGCCGCTTCACGCATCGACGGCGACACCGGGGCAGCCGACCGGACACGCGCGGTCGGCCGCTCGGGCGATCTCGGCAGGGGAGGCGCCAAGGGAAGCGGCAGGGGAAGCGCCAAGGGAAGCGCCAAGGGAAGAGGAACAGGCGGCGGAGCGTGA